In Fusobacterium perfoetens, a single genomic region encodes these proteins:
- a CDS encoding branched-chain amino acid ABC transporter permease, with translation MEFLLQIINGLQIGSIYALISLGYTMVYGIAQLINFAHGDIIMVGAYVSLFSIPAFARMGLPVWLTMIPAIFICVLLGMLTERIAYRPLRNSPRISNLITAIGVSLFLENLFMKLFTPNTRPFPKVFTQPPLTFGGLHLNFGTVVTIAVTLVLSMGLQYFMKKTKYGKAMLATSEDYGAAKLVGINVDHTIQLTFAIGSGLAAVAAVLYVASYPQVQPLMGSMPGIKAFIAAVLGGIGILPGAVLGGFILGIVESLTRAYLSSQLADAFVFAILIIVLLVKPTGILGKNIREKV, from the coding sequence ATGGAATTTTTACTTCAAATTATAAATGGTTTACAGATAGGAAGTATCTATGCTCTTATATCACTTGGATATACAATGGTTTATGGTATTGCTCAATTGATTAACTTTGCTCACGGAGATATTATTATGGTAGGAGCATATGTTTCTCTTTTCAGCATTCCAGCTTTTGCAAGAATGGGATTACCCGTATGGCTTACTATGATACCAGCTATTTTTATTTGTGTTCTTTTAGGTATGCTTACAGAAAGAATAGCTTATAGACCTCTTAGAAATTCTCCAAGAATTTCCAATCTTATTACAGCCATAGGAGTAAGTCTATTCTTAGAAAATCTTTTTATGAAATTATTTACTCCAAATACAAGACCTTTCCCAAAAGTTTTCACTCAACCTCCTTTGACTTTTGGAGGACTTCATTTAAACTTTGGAACTGTGGTTACTATTGCAGTAACACTTGTTCTTTCTATGGGATTACAATATTTTATGAAAAAAACAAAATATGGTAAAGCGATGCTTGCTACGAGCGAGGATTATGGAGCAGCAAAACTTGTTGGAATAAATGTAGATCACACTATCCAACTTACATTTGCAATAGGAAGTGGACTTGCTGCAGTCGCTGCTGTTCTTTATGTAGCTTCTTATCCACAAGTTCAACCTCTTATGGGGTCTATGCCAGGAATTAAGGCATTTATTGCTGCTGTTCTTGGAGGAATTGGAATTCTTCCAGGAGCTGTATTAGGAGGATTTATTCTTGGAATAGTTGAAAGTCTTACAAGGGCATATCTTTCTTCTCAACTTGCAGATGCTTTTGTTTTTGCAATATTAATTATTGTACTTTTAGTAAAACCTACTGGTATTTTAGGTAAAAATATAAGAGAAAAAGTATAG
- a CDS encoding ABC transporter substrate-binding protein → MKKLNTFLMGASLFLVACGGTKENSTDSNVMKVGGIGPLTGPLAIYGVSSTNGSKLAMEEINKNGGILGKQVEYIVLDEKGDSTEAVTAYNRLVDEGVVALIGDITSKPSLAVAEVAAQDNLPMITPTGTQFNITEAGANVFRVCFTDPYQGVVLANFAKNNLNAKTVAVVVNNSSDYSDGVAKAFVEQAEKLGLKVVAKEGYSDGDKDFRAQLTKILPTNPDVLVVPDYYEQVALITVQAREVGLKSTFIGPDGWDGVSKTLDSSAYGAVENSYFTNHYSLQDTSPKVQNFLKAYRETYNEDPSAFSALSYDAAYMLKAAMEKAGSTDKQAVVDALKTLDYDGVTGHLTFDKKNNPVKAVTVLKIVNGEYTFDSVVEPTK, encoded by the coding sequence ATGAAAAAACTAAATACTTTTTTAATGGGTGCTTCTTTATTTCTTGTAGCTTGTGGGGGAACAAAAGAAAATTCTACTGATTCTAACGTTATGAAAGTTGGAGGAATTGGACCTTTAACAGGACCTCTTGCTATCTATGGTGTAAGTTCTACAAATGGTTCTAAACTTGCTATGGAAGAAATCAATAAAAACGGTGGAATTCTTGGAAAACAAGTTGAATACATTGTTCTTGATGAGAAAGGAGACTCTACAGAGGCTGTTACTGCTTACAATAGATTAGTTGATGAAGGAGTTGTAGCTCTTATTGGAGATATCACTTCTAAACCATCACTTGCTGTTGCTGAAGTTGCTGCCCAAGATAATCTTCCTATGATTACTCCAACAGGAACTCAATTTAATATTACTGAAGCTGGAGCAAATGTATTCCGTGTATGTTTTACTGACCCTTATCAAGGTGTCGTTCTTGCAAACTTTGCTAAAAATAACTTAAATGCAAAAACTGTAGCTGTTGTAGTTAATAACTCAAGTGACTATTCTGATGGAGTTGCAAAGGCATTTGTTGAACAAGCTGAAAAACTTGGTTTAAAAGTTGTAGCCAAAGAGGGATATTCTGATGGAGATAAAGATTTCAGAGCTCAACTTACAAAAATTCTTCCAACTAATCCTGATGTTCTTGTAGTCCCAGATTATTATGAACAAGTAGCTTTAATTACTGTTCAAGCTAGAGAAGTTGGACTAAAATCTACTTTCATCGGTCCTGATGGTTGGGACGGAGTATCAAAAACTCTTGACTCTAGTGCTTATGGAGCTGTAGAAAATTCATATTTCACTAACCATTATTCATTACAAGATACTTCTCCAAAAGTTCAAAATTTCTTAAAAGCATATAGAGAAACTTATAATGAAGATCCTTCTGCTTTCTCTGCTTTATCATATGATGCTGCTTATATGTTAAAAGCTGCAATGGAAAAAGCTGGTTCTACTGATAAACAAGCTGTAGTGGATGCTCTTAAAACTCTTGATTATGATGGTGTAACAGGACATTTAACATTCGATAAAAAAAATAACCCTGTTAAAGCTGTTACAGTTTTAAAAATTGTAAATGGTGAATACACATTTGACTCTGTTGTGGAACCTACTAAATAG
- a CDS encoding DUF6672 family protein, whose product MKRLVSWIVVIGITILISIMLFMTGRLHKVILSNGKKGQEVPKVIEYSIDKSPFKKVRAFKKGAADIKGVGHTITIRFEDINGEKKEIIQKFKAKIGEREEIDLSKIANNEKDWLKYTKEKR is encoded by the coding sequence ATGAAAAGATTAGTAAGTTGGATAGTTGTAATAGGAATTACAATCTTAATATCAATTATGTTATTTATGACAGGAAGACTTCATAAAGTAATATTAAGCAATGGAAAAAAAGGACAAGAAGTTCCTAAAGTAATAGAATATAGTATTGATAAATCTCCATTTAAAAAAGTTAGAGCATTTAAAAAAGGTGCTGCTGATATAAAAGGAGTTGGACATACAATCACAATAAGATTTGAAGACATCAATGGAGAGAAAAAAGAGATAATTCAAAAATTTAAAGCAAAAATTGGAGAGAGAGAAGAGATAGATCTTTCTAAAATCGCTAACAATGAAAAAGATTGGTTAAAATATACAAAAGAAAAAAGATAA
- a CDS encoding ABC transporter permease, translated as MNSNLKKSLISNLVPILMLTLIVIAFPLSGLGFVSTMQEIVQRFSRNLFLVLSLLIPVVAGMGLNFGIVLGAMAGQIALIFITDWQIVGMQGIFLASIISIPFSILLGIMGGSILNKAKGREMITSMILGFFINGVYQLVVLYGMGKVIPLSDKKLLLSRGYGVRNAIDLVNIRQSLDSFLSFSIGGVEIPVFTFLIIMVLGFFTVWFRKTKLGQDMRAIGQDIEVAKTAGIDVDKTRIIAIVISTVLAGFGQIIYLQNMGTMNTYNSHEQIGMFSIAALLVGGANASKASIVNAISGVFLFHMLFIVSPNAGKELMGSAYIGEYFRVFVSYGVVALTLVLHQRIREKEQEEQRRATLERNSEKAEGDK; from the coding sequence ATGAATAGCAATTTAAAAAAATCTTTAATTAGTAATTTAGTACCTATCCTAATGCTAACATTAATAGTTATAGCTTTTCCACTTTCAGGATTAGGATTTGTTTCAACAATGCAAGAAATAGTGCAAAGATTTTCTAGAAATTTATTTTTAGTGTTATCACTTTTAATTCCAGTTGTAGCAGGTATGGGACTTAACTTTGGAATAGTTCTTGGAGCTATGGCAGGTCAAATAGCTTTGATATTTATAACAGATTGGCAAATAGTAGGAATGCAGGGAATATTTTTAGCAAGTATAATTTCAATACCATTTTCAATTCTTTTAGGAATAATGGGAGGAAGTATTTTAAATAAGGCTAAAGGTAGAGAGATGATAACTTCTATGATACTAGGATTTTTTATAAATGGAGTTTATCAACTTGTTGTTTTATATGGTATGGGAAAAGTGATACCTTTAAGTGATAAAAAACTTCTTTTATCAAGAGGATATGGAGTTAGAAATGCTATAGACTTAGTAAATATTAGACAGTCTTTAGATAGTTTTCTATCATTTTCAATAGGCGGAGTAGAAATTCCAGTATTTACATTTTTAATTATAATGGTTCTTGGATTTTTTACTGTATGGTTTAGAAAAACAAAACTAGGTCAAGATATGAGAGCTATCGGTCAAGATATAGAGGTTGCAAAAACAGCTGGAATAGATGTTGATAAAACAAGAATAATTGCGATAGTTATTTCAACTGTACTAGCAGGTTTTGGACAAATAATATATTTACAAAATATGGGAACAATGAATACTTACAACAGCCACGAGCAAATAGGAATGTTCTCAATAGCAGCTCTTTTAGTTGGAGGAGCTAATGCTTCAAAAGCAAGTATCGTCAATGCGATAAGTGGAGTATTTTTATTCCATATGCTATTTATAGTTTCACCAAATGCTGGTAAAGAGTTAATGGGTTCAGCTTATATAGGAGAATATTTTAGAGTATTTGTTTCTTATGGAGTAGTTGCTTTAACACTTGTTTTACATCAAAGAATAAGAGAAAAAGAGCAAGAGGAACAAAGAAGAGCTACTTTAGAGAGAAATTCTGAGAAGGCAGAGGGTGATAAATAA
- a CDS encoding DUF3798 domain-containing protein encodes MKKVLFSCLLMGMSAISFSEADYHIGVLSGTVSQSEDALRGAEAVMEKYGRADKGGKVIHLTYPDNFMQEMETTITQITSLADDPKMKAIIMTEAIPGTVEAFRRVRDKRPDIVLLANNPHEDPEMVADVTDLTLYPDSIARGYLMVKAAKDMGAKNFVHVSFPRHLSYEMMSRRRNIMKEAAKDLGMGFYEVSAPDPVSDVGVAGAQQYILEQVPNWLKQYGKETAFFCTNDAHTEPLLKRVAEEGGYFVEADLPSPTMGYPGALGIKFSEDERGNWPKILAKVEKAVVDKGAGGRMGTWAYSYNFAGAQALADHAVNVVEGKSEMLDFDAVMDSLKANTPGAGWNGSYFVDSDGVERDNFILIYQDTYVFGKGYLGMTGLEVPEKYFSVK; translated from the coding sequence ATGAAAAAAGTATTGTTTAGTTGTTTATTAATGGGAATGTCTGCCATTTCATTTTCAGAAGCTGACTATCATATAGGTGTATTAAGTGGAACAGTATCTCAATCTGAAGATGCTTTAAGAGGAGCAGAAGCTGTAATGGAAAAATATGGTAGAGCTGACAAAGGAGGAAAAGTTATACATCTAACTTATCCAGATAACTTTATGCAGGAGATGGAAACAACTATAACTCAAATAACTTCTCTTGCTGATGACCCAAAAATGAAAGCTATAATTATGACAGAAGCAATTCCTGGAACAGTGGAAGCATTCAGAAGAGTTAGAGATAAAAGACCTGATATTGTTTTATTAGCAAATAATCCACACGAAGATCCAGAAATGGTAGCTGATGTTACAGATTTAACTCTATATCCAGACTCAATAGCTAGAGGATATTTAATGGTAAAAGCAGCGAAGGATATGGGAGCTAAAAACTTTGTTCACGTTTCTTTCCCAAGACATTTAAGCTACGAAATGATGTCAAGAAGAAGAAATATAATGAAAGAAGCAGCAAAAGATTTAGGAATGGGATTCTATGAAGTATCTGCTCCAGACCCAGTAAGTGATGTTGGAGTAGCAGGAGCACAACAATATATTTTAGAGCAAGTTCCTAACTGGTTAAAACAATATGGAAAAGAAACTGCTTTCTTCTGTACAAACGATGCTCATACAGAGCCACTATTAAAAAGAGTTGCTGAAGAGGGAGGATACTTTGTAGAAGCAGATTTACCATCTCCAACAATGGGATACCCTGGAGCTTTAGGAATAAAATTCTCTGAAGATGAAAGAGGAAATTGGCCAAAAATACTTGCAAAAGTAGAAAAAGCAGTAGTTGATAAAGGTGCTGGTGGAAGAATGGGAACTTGGGCATACTCTTACAACTTTGCAGGAGCTCAAGCATTAGCTGACCACGCAGTAAATGTAGTTGAAGGAAAATCAGAAATGTTAGACTTTGATGCTGTGATGGATTCATTAAAAGCTAATACACCGGGAGCTGGATGGAACGGAAGTTACTTTGTTGATAGTGACGGAGTAGAGAGAGATAACTTCATATTAATATATCAAGATACTTATGTATTTGGTAAAGGATATTTAGGTATGACAGGTTTAGAAGTACCTGAAAAATACTTTAGTGTTAAATAG
- a CDS encoding sugar ABC transporter ATP-binding protein — protein MSKTLLKISNLSKSFGENIVLKDINLEIKEGEIVGLVGENGAGKSTLMKIIFGMPVIKETGGYNGEVRLEDEVVNFNSPFDALVSGIGMVHQEFSLIPGFSAGENIVLNRETTKQSLLELLFGERIKVIDESKTKERAQGAINQLGITIDDEEYIQQMPVAHMQFTEIAREIEREKIKLLVLDEPTAVLTESEAEVLVSTIKNLSRKGIAIIFITHRLNEIIDACDKVVVLRDGVMINSVPAKETNVDEITQWMIGRKIEETEEVHNEEHKLKVDDSEAILDIKNLCVDMPGETVKNLNLKVRRGEILGLAGMAGQGKIGVANGVMGLYYSTGSVKFDGEEIKINDPEDPLKKGMFFVSEDRKGVGLLLDKSIEMNIAYPAIQIKEMFLKKLFGCIKYSDEKAIEENAKKYIDQLEIRCMSSKQKVHELSGGNQQKVCLAKAFTMDPKLMFVSEPTRGIDVGAKKLVLDILKEYNQKKGTTIIITSSEVEELRSVCDRIAVINEGKVAGVLSPEANIIEFGKYMTGVGGSK, from the coding sequence ATGAGTAAAACATTACTGAAAATATCTAATCTATCAAAATCTTTTGGAGAGAATATAGTTTTAAAAGATATAAATTTAGAAATAAAAGAGGGAGAGATAGTAGGGCTTGTAGGAGAAAATGGAGCTGGAAAATCTACTCTTATGAAAATAATCTTCGGTATGCCTGTTATAAAAGAAACAGGAGGATATAACGGAGAAGTTAGGCTAGAAGATGAGGTAGTTAATTTTAATAGTCCTTTTGATGCTTTAGTATCTGGTATTGGAATGGTTCACCAAGAATTTTCATTAATTCCTGGTTTTTCTGCTGGAGAAAATATAGTTCTTAATAGAGAAACTACAAAACAAAGTTTATTAGAGTTATTATTTGGTGAAAGAATAAAAGTAATAGATGAAAGCAAAACAAAAGAAAGAGCTCAAGGGGCAATTAACCAACTAGGAATTACAATAGATGATGAAGAATATATTCAACAAATGCCAGTAGCTCATATGCAATTTACAGAGATTGCAAGAGAGATAGAAAGAGAAAAAATAAAATTATTGGTTTTAGATGAACCTACTGCGGTATTGACAGAAAGTGAAGCTGAAGTTTTAGTTAGCACAATAAAAAATCTCTCTAGAAAGGGAATTGCAATAATATTTATCACTCATAGATTAAATGAAATAATAGATGCTTGTGATAAAGTTGTAGTTTTAAGAGATGGGGTTATGATAAACTCTGTACCAGCTAAAGAAACAAATGTTGATGAGATAACTCAATGGATGATAGGAAGAAAAATAGAAGAAACAGAAGAAGTTCACAATGAAGAACATAAATTAAAAGTAGATGATTCAGAAGCAATCTTAGATATAAAAAATCTTTGTGTGGATATGCCAGGAGAAACAGTAAAAAATCTTAATTTAAAAGTTAGAAGAGGGGAGATTTTAGGACTTGCTGGAATGGCTGGACAAGGAAAAATAGGAGTTGCTAATGGAGTAATGGGACTTTATTATTCAACAGGTTCAGTTAAATTTGATGGCGAAGAGATAAAAATAAATGACCCTGAAGATCCATTAAAAAAAGGAATGTTTTTTGTGTCAGAAGATAGAAAAGGTGTAGGACTTTTATTAGATAAATCAATAGAGATGAATATTGCTTATCCAGCAATTCAAATAAAAGAGATGTTCCTAAAAAAACTTTTTGGGTGCATAAAATATTCTGATGAAAAAGCTATAGAAGAAAATGCAAAAAAATATATTGATCAATTAGAAATAAGATGTATGAGCTCTAAGCAAAAAGTACATGAGCTAAGTGGAGGAAACCAACAAAAAGTATGTTTAGCAAAAGCTTTTACAATGGATCCAAAACTTATGTTTGTATCAGAACCAACAAGGGGAATAGACGTTGGAGCTAAAAAATTAGTTTTGGATATTTTAAAAGAATATAATCAAAAGAAAGGTACAACTATAATAATTACTTCTTCTGAAGTGGAAGAATTAAGATCTGTTTGCGACAGAATAGCAGTAATAAATGAAGGAAAAGTGGCAGGAGTATTATCACCAGAAGCTAATATTATAGAGTTTGGTAAATATATGACTGGAGTAGGAGGAAGTAAATAA
- a CDS encoding ABC transporter permease subunit yields MNINKYIEKFGWPRIIIGLFLLSMYVACPFIGLDLKSALGDTFVRFGMNVVLVLSLVPMIQAGTGLNFGMPLGVEAGLLGAVISIEMGLVGIGGFLVAILVGAFFGVIFGWLYGLILNKVKGGEMMIATYIGFSSVALMCIMWLILPFKSADMIWAYGGEGLRTTVSVENYWHRVLEKTLHINLGNFPVGELLIFTVIAGIIWIYFRTRSGLAMKAVGTNEKFAKATGINIDKERIKSVIFSSVLAAVGIVIYQQSFGFVQLYLAPFYMAFPAIAAILIGGASVNKATIVNVIVGTFLFQGILTMTPSVVNAVIKTDMSETIRIIVSNGMILYALTRKGER; encoded by the coding sequence ATGAATATAAATAAATATATTGAGAAATTTGGTTGGCCAAGAATAATAATAGGTCTGTTTCTACTAAGTATGTATGTGGCTTGTCCTTTTATAGGTTTGGATTTAAAATCAGCTTTAGGAGACACTTTTGTAAGATTTGGAATGAATGTTGTGCTTGTTTTATCATTAGTTCCAATGATACAAGCTGGAACAGGATTAAACTTTGGTATGCCATTAGGAGTTGAAGCTGGACTTTTAGGAGCTGTTATAAGTATAGAGATGGGACTTGTAGGAATAGGAGGATTTTTAGTTGCAATACTTGTGGGAGCTTTCTTTGGAGTGATATTTGGTTGGCTTTATGGTTTGATATTAAATAAAGTAAAAGGTGGAGAGATGATGATAGCAACTTATATAGGATTCTCTTCAGTTGCTTTAATGTGTATAATGTGGCTTATTCTTCCATTTAAAAGTGCTGATATGATTTGGGCATATGGTGGAGAAGGACTTCGTACAACTGTCAGTGTTGAAAACTATTGGCATAGAGTATTGGAAAAAACTTTACATATTAATCTTGGAAATTTTCCAGTTGGGGAACTTTTAATTTTTACTGTGATAGCTGGAATAATATGGATATATTTTAGAACTAGATCAGGACTTGCAATGAAAGCTGTTGGAACTAATGAAAAATTTGCTAAAGCAACAGGAATAAATATAGATAAGGAAAGAATAAAATCTGTAATATTTTCAAGTGTTTTAGCGGCAGTGGGAATAGTAATCTATCAACAAAGTTTTGGATTTGTTCAACTTTATTTAGCACCTTTTTATATGGCGTTTCCTGCTATAGCTGCAATATTAATTGGAGGGGCTTCAGTTAATAAAGCTACAATTGTAAATGTAATAGTTGGGACTTTTTTATTTCAAGGAATACTTACAATGACACCAAGTGTAGTAAATGCAGTTATAAAAACAGATATGTCAGAAACTATAAGAATAATAGTATCAAATGGAATGATACTTTATGCTTTAACTAGAAAGGGGGAAAGATAA